GCTTTTACAAATTTTCTTGTGCCGTCGTTGTAGTTTAATTGCATAGTGTGCTGTGATGGAAAAATTTCGTTTAAATTACCGTTAAGGTAGAAGTCAAGCGGTGCATTTGGAACGCGCACTTTGGTAAATTTACCGCCTATTAGGTAGTTGTAAAGTTCAAGTTGCGAGCTAAATTTAACGCCTTCGATATCATAAACACCAAGTCTATAGGGCTTAAAATGGCTCAAATTTTGCTCTATCACGTTGCATTTTTGATTAAAACTTTTCAAATGAGTTCTGATCTGTCGTTTTTTGGCTTCTATATTTTGGTTTTTAAAGCTCATCTTTTCGGCTCTGCTTAATGGTGAGTAGATTGCCGTAAGATAAAGTCTATTTTCTTTTAGATTATCCGCACTAAAAATTTCATAATATTTTTTTGCAAAATTCTTTAAAAACTCATTTGAAAAATACCCTTTTTGATTAACCTGTGTATTGATCCTTGCGTTATGAAAATAAAAGCTTACATTTTCTCCTGCAAACTGACGCACGAGCATATTGAGCTTATTTTTATTCATGTCAATCAGTTCATCATCCTCAACTTCAAATGCAATGCCATCAACACGCCAACTAGCCAAATAATCGCCTTCTTTTGTGATTACTATATTGTCTATTAATGTTTGATAAGGAATTAAATTTTCCAAATTTGCAAACTCGCTAAGTCCTACAACACTAAGTTTTGGATATTTGTTACGCAAAGATTGTTTAGAGTAGGTTGAATTTGCCATATAACTTTTACGACCATTGTAAAATTTATTTATAGCAGGAGAGCGAAAAAATCGTAGCTGCAGTCCCCAAAGCCTAAAAGCCATATCATCTTTTTTGACTAACATTTGAAAAACAAATATAGAAGGAATGATCATAACAGCTAAAAGCAAATATACATCACCAAATAGCAATTTTGCAAAAATTGCAAATAAAGCCCAGCCAAATACCATCATCATAAAAGGCACCATAGGCACGCCAAATACCATAGGCGGACGCGTTAAAGCTTTGTATATAGGTTCGGAGACTAGCATGGCAGATTGTCCTACATTAATATGCCAGCGATCATTGGTCCGCCACCAATTAAAATGCCACCCAATAGAATAGGCGATACTTCTCTTACTGTTTGACCACCCCACATAATTTTATAGCCAGCAACCGAGAGTGCAATGGTTAAAACAAGTGCACCACCACCAGCGAGCCATCCACCAACAGTTGAGAAAAAATTATCAACCTTAGTTAAACCGGTGCCACCAGCAGCAAATACAACATTAGGAATAAGTGAGAGTGTGATAAAAGCAGAAATTTGCTTTAAACGAGAGTTTGTCTTAGAAGAGTTGGGTTTTTCTAAACGAGCGTTACGCTCCCCCCCCCCAACCATTAGGGAAGAAAAAATGTTTGTCATATTTTGGTATCTCCTTTATAAAATTGACAACGAATTATAACATATTTTTAAATAAAATAATATAAAAATATGAAAATTACTTGTCTTTGTAGTGTGAGCCGCACTGGAAAAATAGATAGTCTCGTTTGCTATTTGATAAACGATCCTATTCTTAGTATCTATGCGTCTGCTATAATATTCTGACAAATTTGATTAAAACATCTAAAGTTTTCATCTTGACCTCCCTTCGTTTAGATTTAAAAGATACATTTTTATTGTATTTTTTTTAAAAAATAAGTATATTTTTATGAATTTTTATATATAATAATGAAAAATAAAGGATAAAGATGGATATACAAACATTTGAAACAAAATTAAACGAGTTAAATTTAACAAAAAAAGAGTTTGCAAATATGGTTGGAGCTGTTTATAACGGCGTTGTGAACTGGAATACAAAGGGAGAAACGCCAAAGTGGGTTGATAGCTGGTTAGAAAACTACGAAAAAAGCAAAACCTTAGATGAGCTTTTAAACATTATTAAAAAGTATGAAAAGCCCATTAAAGGGCTTTAAACACTATTTAAATCGCTAATGTGGTACCCCACGAAGTGGGGCTTTAGTTTGATTAAACTTTTCTAAAGTTTATCGCAAAGGTCGGCTCTGCTGACCTGCGAAGTCAAATGAAATTTGCTTTGATATACTCTAGCGCGTCTATAAATGAGCCTTGAAATTTGGTTATTTCTTTATCGTTTTTAAGCACGAAAAATTCACAAATTTCGCTCATTATCTTATCATTTTTAGATATTTTTATATCATCATCGCTCATAGATACATCAAAAAAGCCCATAATCAAGCCGTTTCTAACGCAAACCGTGGCAAATAAATATTTATATGCACGCTTTTTATCATAATCTTTAATATGCCGTTACTAACCTATCGCCGTCAAATACCATATAGTAACCGTTTTGGCTTATTTTGTCAAAATTAGATTGTATTTTTATAACTTTCA
The sequence above is a segment of the Campylobacter hyointestinalis subsp. lawsonii genome. Coding sequences within it:
- a CDS encoding type II toxin-antitoxin system YoeB family toxin translates to MSEYYSRRIDTKNRIVYQIANETIYFSSAAHTTKTSNFHIFILFYLKICYNSLSIL
- a CDS encoding TrbC/VirB2 family protein; the protein is MTNIFSSLMVGGGERNARLEKPNSSKTNSRLKQISAFITLSLIPNVVFAAGGTGLTKVDNFFSTVGGWLAGGGALVLTIALSVAGYKIMWGGQTVREVSPILLGGILIGGGPMIAGILM